One window from the genome of Balaenoptera musculus isolate JJ_BM4_2016_0621 chromosome 3, mBalMus1.pri.v3, whole genome shotgun sequence encodes:
- the FDX2 gene encoding ferredoxin-2, mitochondrial isoform X4 has translation MMPVMAASVAWGGVNAGFLLRAARGAWWCRSGGFWGSGEAAAPAIAKKFRATGSRPAGEEEAGCPERPGDVFHLVPVPIIQFVICTPICPQGERGVRRPVRPTDSGACEASLACSTCHVYVSEDHLDLLPPPDEREDDMLDMAPLLQENSRLGCQIVLTPALEGAEFTLPKITRNFYVDGHVPKPH, from the exons ATGATGCCTGTTATGGCCGCCTCCGTGGCCTGGGGAGGCGTGAATGCTGGGTTCCTGCTGCGGGCTGCCAGGGGTGCCTGGTGGTGCCGATCCGGGGGCTTTTGGGGGTCCGGGGAGGCGGCGGCTCCTGCGATAGCCAAGAAGTTCCGGGCGACAG GCTCGCGCCCGGCGGGGGAGGAAGAAGCCGGCTGTCCCGAGCGGCCTGGGGACGT ATTCCACCTGGTTCCTGTGCCCATCATCCAGTTCGTCATCTGCACCCCGATCTGTCCCCAGGGTGAACGTGGTGTTCGTAGACCGGTCAGGCCAACGGATTCCG GGGCCTGTGAAGCCTCCCTGGCGTGCTCCACCTGCCACGTGTATGTGAGCGAGGACCACCTGGACCTTCTGCCTCCTCCTGACGAGAG GGAGGACGACATGCTGGACATGGCCCCCCTCCTCCAAGAGAACTCCCGGCTGGGCTGCCAGATTGTGCTGACACCTGCGCTGGAAGGGGCTGAATTCACCCTGCCCAAGATCACCAGGAACTTCTACGTGGACGGCCACGTCCCCAAGCCCCACTGA
- the FDX2 gene encoding ferredoxin-2, mitochondrial isoform X1: MMPVMAASVAWGGVNAGFLLRAARGAWWCRSGGFWGSGEAAAPAIAKKFRATGSRPAGEEEAGCPERPGDVFHLVPVPIIQFVICTPICPQGERGVRRPVRPTDSGERQSRGQCSLPGPAPWGGSGSHTGFLALLQTAQFMPASGPSHLLFHQKCFPTRSSGSFSSFRSRWACEASLACSTCHVYVSEDHLDLLPPPDEREDDMLDMAPLLQENSRLGCQIVLTPALEGAEFTLPKITRNFYVDGHVPKPH; encoded by the exons ATGATGCCTGTTATGGCCGCCTCCGTGGCCTGGGGAGGCGTGAATGCTGGGTTCCTGCTGCGGGCTGCCAGGGGTGCCTGGTGGTGCCGATCCGGGGGCTTTTGGGGGTCCGGGGAGGCGGCGGCTCCTGCGATAGCCAAGAAGTTCCGGGCGACAG GCTCGCGCCCGGCGGGGGAGGAAGAAGCCGGCTGTCCCGAGCGGCCTGGGGACGT ATTCCACCTGGTTCCTGTGCCCATCATCCAGTTCGTCATCTGCACCCCGATCTGTCCCCAGGGTGAACGTGGTGTTCGTAGACCGGTCAGGCCAACGGATTCCGGTGAGCGGCAGAGTCGGGGACAATGTTCTCTACCTGGCCCAGCGCCATGGGGTGGATCTGGAAG CCACACTGGCTTTCTTGCTCTTCTTCAAACAGCCCAGTTCatgcctgcctcagggccttcacATTTGCTGTTCCATCAGAAGTGTTTTCCCACCAGATcttctggctccttctcatccttcaggtcccGAT GGGCCTGTGAAGCCTCCCTGGCGTGCTCCACCTGCCACGTGTATGTGAGCGAGGACCACCTGGACCTTCTGCCTCCTCCTGACGAGAG GGAGGACGACATGCTGGACATGGCCCCCCTCCTCCAAGAGAACTCCCGGCTGGGCTGCCAGATTGTGCTGACACCTGCGCTGGAAGGGGCTGAATTCACCCTGCCCAAGATCACCAGGAACTTCTACGTGGACGGCCACGTCCCCAAGCCCCACTGA
- the FDX2 gene encoding ferredoxin-2, mitochondrial isoform X2, translated as MMPVMAASVAWGGVNAGFLLRAARGAWWCRSGGFWGSGEAAAPAIAKKFRATDSTWFLCPSSSSSSAPRSVPRVNVVFVDRSGQRIPVSGRVGDNVLYLAQRHGVDLEGACEASLACSTCHVYVSEDHLDLLPPPDEREDDMLDMAPLLQENSRLGCQIVLTPALEGAEFTLPKITRNFYVDGHVPKPH; from the exons ATGATGCCTGTTATGGCCGCCTCCGTGGCCTGGGGAGGCGTGAATGCTGGGTTCCTGCTGCGGGCTGCCAGGGGTGCCTGGTGGTGCCGATCCGGGGGCTTTTGGGGGTCCGGGGAGGCGGCGGCTCCTGCGATAGCCAAGAAGTTCCGGGCGACAG ATTCCACCTGGTTCCTGTGCCCATCATCCAGTTCGTCATCTGCACCCCGATCTGTCCCCAGGGTGAACGTGGTGTTCGTAGACCGGTCAGGCCAACGGATTCCGGTGAGCGGCAGAGTCGGGGACAATGTTCTCTACCTGGCCCAGCGCCATGGGGTGGATCTGGAAG GGGCCTGTGAAGCCTCCCTGGCGTGCTCCACCTGCCACGTGTATGTGAGCGAGGACCACCTGGACCTTCTGCCTCCTCCTGACGAGAG GGAGGACGACATGCTGGACATGGCCCCCCTCCTCCAAGAGAACTCCCGGCTGGGCTGCCAGATTGTGCTGACACCTGCGCTGGAAGGGGCTGAATTCACCCTGCCCAAGATCACCAGGAACTTCTACGTGGACGGCCACGTCCCCAAGCCCCACTGA
- the ICAM5 gene encoding intercellular adhesion molecule 5: MPGPSPGLHRALLGLWAALGLGLFGLSVVAQEPFWADLQPRVALVERGGSLWLNCSTNCPRPERGGLETSLRRNGTQRGLRWLARQLVDIREPETQPVCFFRCARRTLQARGLIRTFQRPDRVELVPLPAWQPVGENFTLSCRVPGAGPRGSLTLTLLRGAQELIRRSFSGEPPRARGAVLTATVLARREDHGANFSCRAELDLRPHGLGLFENSSAPRELRTFALPPEPPRLAAPRLLEVGSEGPVSCAMDGLFPASEAEVYLVLGDQRLSPDVTLEGDALMATATATASAEQEGARQLVCNVTLGGESRETQENVTVYSFPEPLLTLTEPNAPEGKMVTVTCAAGARALVTLDGIPAAVPGQPAQLQLNATENDDRRVFFCDATLEVDGETLSKNESAELRVLYAPRLDDSDCPRSWTWPEGPEKTLRCEARGNPEPSVHCARPDGGAVLALGLLGPVTRALAGTYRCTATNVQGQAVKDVTLTVEYAPALDSVGCPERITWLEGTEASLSCVAHGVPPPSVNCVRSGEARVVEGLLRVVREHAGTYRCEATNARGSAAKNVAVTVEYGPSFEEVSCPSNWTWVEGSGRLFSCEVDGKPEPSVECVGSGGTSEGVLLPLAPPDPGPRAPQIPRELAPGTYICNATNQHGSVVKMVTVSAESPPQMDESTCPSHQTWLEGAEAAALACSARGRPSPQVRCSREGAPRPQRLRVSRQDAGVYHCLATNAHGTDARIVTVGVEYRPVVAELAASPPGGVRPGGNFTLTCRAEAWPPAQISWRAPPGALNIGLSSNNSTLSVAGAMGSHGGEYECAATNAHGRHTRRITVRVAGPWLWVAVSGAAGGAALLAAGAGLAFYVQSTACKKGEYNVQEAESSGEAVCLNGAGAGAGGGGGAEGATEAAGTAEAPAGGEVFAIQLTSA, encoded by the exons ATGCCAGGACCCTCGCCAGGGCTGCACCGGGCACTGCTCGGCCTCTgggctgccctgggcctggggctctTCGGTCTCTCAG TGGTCGCGCAAGAGCCTTTCTGGGCGGACCTACAGCCCCGCGTGGCGCTCGTGGAACGCGGGGGATCGCTGTGGCTGAATTGCAGCACCAACTGCCCACGGCCCGAGCGCGGTGGCCTGGAGACCTCGCTGCGCCGGAATGGGACCCAGAGGGGTTTGCGCTGGCTGGCGCGGCAGCTGGTGGACATCCGAGAGCCGGAGACCCAGCCCGTCTGCTTCTTCCGCTGCGCGCGACGCACACTGCAGGCGCGTGGGCTCATTCGCACTTTTC AACGGCCGGATCGTGTAGAACTGGTGCCGCTGCCTGCCTGGCAGCCAGTGGGCGAGAACTTCACCCTGAGCTGTAGGGTCCCCGGCGCTGGGCCTCGTGGGAGTCTCACATTGACCCTGTTGCGGGGCGCCCAGGAGCTGATCCGCCGCAGCTTCTCCGGAGAGCCACCCCGAGCGCGGGGTGCGGTGCTCACAGCCACGGTACTGGCTCGGAGGGAGGACCATGGGGCCAATTTCTCGTGCCGTGCTGAGCTGGACCTTCGGCCGCATGGCCTGGGGCTGTTTGAAAACAGCTCAGCCCCCAGAGAGCTCCGAACCTTCG ccctgcctccggAACCCCCTCGCCTCGCTGCCCCCCGGCTCTTGGAAGTGGGCTCAGAAGGACCTGTAAGCTGCGCCATGGACGGGCTGTTTCCAGCCTCGGAGGCTGAGGTCTACCTGGTGCTGGGGGACCAGAGGCTGAGTCCCGATGTCACCCTCGAGGGGGACGCTCTCATGGCCACTGCCACAGCCACAGCTAGCGCAGAGCAGGAGGGCGCCAGGCAGCTGGTCTGCAACGTGACCCTGGGGGGCGAGAGTCGAGAGACCCAAGAGAACGTGACTGTCTACA GCTTCCCGGAACCCCTCCTGACCCTGACCGAGCCCAACGCCCCCGAGGGGAAGATGGTGACAGTAACCTGCGCAGCCGGGGCCCGAGCCCTAGTCACACTAGACGGAATTCCAGCCGCGGTCCCGGGACAGCCCGCCCAGCTCCAGCTAAACGCCACCGAGAACGACGACAGGCGTGTCTTCTTCTGCGACGCCACCCTCGAAGTTGACGGGGAGACCCTGAGCAAGAACGAGAGCGCCGAGCTGCGCGTCCTAT ACGCCCCCCGGCTGGACGATTCGGACTGTCCCAGGAGCTGGACATGGCCAGAGGGACCAGAGAAGACGCTGCGCTGCGAGGCCCGCGGAAACCCAGAGCCCTCGGTGCACTGCGCGCGGCCCGACGGCGGGGCGGTGCTGGCCCTGGGCCTGCTGGGTCCCGTCACTCGCGCGCTCGCTGGAACTTACCGCTGCACCGCGACCAACGTCCAGGGCCAGGCGGTCAAGGACGTGACTCTGACGGTGGAGT ACGCACCAGCGCTGGACAGTGTGGGCTGCCCTGAACGCATTACCTGGCTGGAAGGAACAGAGGCTTCCCTGAGCTGTGTGGCCCATGGGGTCCCGCCACCCAGCGTGAACTGTGTGCGCTCTGGGGAAGCCAGGGTCGTCGAGGGCCTACTGCGTGTGGTCCGGGAGCACGCGGGCACCTACCGCTGCGAAGCCACTAATGCTCGAGGGTCTGCAGCCAAAAATGTCGCCGTCACAGTGGAAT ATGGCCCCAGTTTTGAGGAGGTGAGCTGCCCTAGCAATTGGACATGGGTGGAAGGATCTGGGCGACTGTTTTCCTGTGAGGTGGATGGGAAGCCAGAGCCAAGCGTGGAGTGCGTTGGCTCCGGAGGCACCAGTGAGGGGGTGCTGCTGCCGCTGGCACCCCCAGACCCTGGTCCCAGAGCCCCTCAAATCCCTAGAGAACTGGCACCCGGAACCTACATCTGCAACGCCACCAATCAGCACGGTTCCGTGGTCAAGATGGTCACCGTGAGCGCGGAGT CGCCACCGCAAATGGATGAATCTACCTGCCCAAGTCACCAGACGTGGCTGGAAGGCGCCGAGGCTGCTGCGCTGGCCTGCTCCGCCCGGGGTCGCCCCTCCCCACAAGTGCGTTGCTCCCGGGAGGGCGCGCCCCGGCCACAGCGGCTGCGCGTGTCCCGACAGGATGCAGGCGTCTACCACTGCCTGGCCACCAACGCGCACGGCACTGACGCCCGGATCGTCACCGTGGGCGTGGAAT ACCGCCCCGTCGTGGCCGAGCTGGCTGCCTCGCCTCCAGGAGGCGTGCGGCCAGGCGGGAACTTCACGCTGACCTGCCGAGCCGAGGCTTGGCCCCCAGCCCAGATCAGCTGGCGTGCGCCCCCGGGGGCGCTCAACATCGGCCTGTCAAGCAACAACAGCACGCTGAGCGTGGCGGGCGCTATGGGCAGCCACGGCGGCGAGTATGAGTGCGCAGCCACCAACGCGCATGGGCGCCACACCCGGCGCATCACCGTGCGCGTGGCTG GTCCGTGGCTATGGGTCGCTGTGAGCGGCGCAGCTGGGGGAGCGGCGCTGCTGGCCGCGGGGGCCGGCCTGGCCTTCTACGTGCAGTCCACCGCCTGCAAGAAGGGCGAATATAATGTGCAGGAGGCCGAGAGCTCGGGTGAGGCCGTGTGTCTCAACGGCGCGGGTGCCGgcgccggcgggggcgggggcgccgAAGGTGCAACTGAGGCTGCGGGCACCGCCGAGGCGCCGGCGGGGGGCGAGGTCTTTGCCATCCAGCTGACGTCAGCGTGA
- the FDX2 gene encoding ferredoxin-2, mitochondrial isoform X5, which translates to MMPVMAASVAWGGVNAGFLLRAARGAWWCRSGGFWGSGEAAAPAIAKKFRATGSRPAGEEEAGCPERPGDVFHLVPVPIIQFVICTPICPQGERGVRRPVRPTDSGERQSRGQCSLPGPAPWGGSGREDDMLDMAPLLQENSRLGCQIVLTPALEGAEFTLPKITRNFYVDGHVPKPH; encoded by the exons ATGATGCCTGTTATGGCCGCCTCCGTGGCCTGGGGAGGCGTGAATGCTGGGTTCCTGCTGCGGGCTGCCAGGGGTGCCTGGTGGTGCCGATCCGGGGGCTTTTGGGGGTCCGGGGAGGCGGCGGCTCCTGCGATAGCCAAGAAGTTCCGGGCGACAG GCTCGCGCCCGGCGGGGGAGGAAGAAGCCGGCTGTCCCGAGCGGCCTGGGGACGT ATTCCACCTGGTTCCTGTGCCCATCATCCAGTTCGTCATCTGCACCCCGATCTGTCCCCAGGGTGAACGTGGTGTTCGTAGACCGGTCAGGCCAACGGATTCCGGTGAGCGGCAGAGTCGGGGACAATGTTCTCTACCTGGCCCAGCGCCATGGGGTGGATCTGGAAG GGAGGACGACATGCTGGACATGGCCCCCCTCCTCCAAGAGAACTCCCGGCTGGGCTGCCAGATTGTGCTGACACCTGCGCTGGAAGGGGCTGAATTCACCCTGCCCAAGATCACCAGGAACTTCTACGTGGACGGCCACGTCCCCAAGCCCCACTGA
- the ZGLP1 gene encoding GATA-type zinc finger protein 1, translating into MEAEPAPGLSMLRELLTPPCLDPEPPPELPTQQAPRTPGCLRPSGRCRPGNGVTTLSLVPRSFWPAHQDLVTDLHFLQEPAEGLAQSPTWDTQALGPCWEPKALETLGALPLAEDAKNMLTPVSQQSPSLGPRVAPPASSAQPQRKPRKQSNPQRGAEKVDPQFEGVTLKFQIKPDSSLQIIPTYSLTCSTRSQGPPPGPARGPEANAGGSESLGRRRCASCRTQRTPLWRDAEDGTPLCNACGIRYKKYGTRCSSCWLVPRKSVQPKRLCGRCGVSLGPPPVPTQEG; encoded by the exons ATGGAGGCCGAGCCAGCCCCGGGCTTGTCGATGCTTCGAGAGCTGCTGACGCCGCCCTGTCTGGACCCCGAACCGCCCCCGGAACTCCCCACCCAGCAGGCACCAAGGACTCCAGGATGCCTCAGACCCAGTGGCAG GTGCCGCCCAGGGAATGGGGTGACCACACTGTCCCTTGTCCCCAGGTCCTTCTGGCCTGCACACCAGGACTTGGTCACCGACTTGCACTTCCTCCAAGAGCCAGCAGAGGGGCTGGCCCAGTCCCCCACCTGGGACACCCAGGCCCTAGGGCCCTGCTGGGAGCCGAAGGCCCTGGAGACTCTGGGAGCCCTACCTCTGGCCGAGGATGCCAAGAACATGCTGACCCCAGTCAGCCAGCAGAGCCCCAGCCTGGGGCCCCGAGTGGCTCCCCCGGCCTCTTCAGCCCAGCCACAGAGGAAACCCCGGAAGCAGTCGAACCCCCAGCGGGGCGCCGAGAAAGTGGACCCCCAGTTTGAGGGGGTGACCCTGAAGTTTCAGATAAAGCCAGATTCCAGCCTACAGATCATACCCACCTACAG TCTGACCTGCAGCACCCGCTCTCAGGGTCCCCCGCCAGGCCCTGCCAGAGGCCCAGAGGCCAACGCAGGAGGCAGCGAGTCCCTGG GGCGCCGACGCTGTGCTTCCTGTAGGACCCAGAGGACCCCACTCTGGAGAGATGCCGAAGATGGGACCCCCCTCTGCAATGCCTGTGGTATCAG GTACAAGAAATATGGCACCCGGTGCTCCAGCTGCTGGCTGGTGCCCAGGAAAAGTGTCCAGCCCAAGAGACTGTGTGGCAGATGTGGGGTGTCGCTGGGTCCCCCCCCAGTCCCAACTCAGGAAGGGTAA
- the FDX2 gene encoding ferredoxin-2, mitochondrial isoform X3: MMPVMAASVAWGGVNAGFLLRAARGAWWCRSGGFWGSGEAAAPAIAKKFRATGSRPAGEEEAGCPERPGDVVNVVFVDRSGQRIPVSGRVGDNVLYLAQRHGVDLEGACEASLACSTCHVYVSEDHLDLLPPPDEREDDMLDMAPLLQENSRLGCQIVLTPALEGAEFTLPKITRNFYVDGHVPKPH, from the exons ATGATGCCTGTTATGGCCGCCTCCGTGGCCTGGGGAGGCGTGAATGCTGGGTTCCTGCTGCGGGCTGCCAGGGGTGCCTGGTGGTGCCGATCCGGGGGCTTTTGGGGGTCCGGGGAGGCGGCGGCTCCTGCGATAGCCAAGAAGTTCCGGGCGACAG GCTCGCGCCCGGCGGGGGAGGAAGAAGCCGGCTGTCCCGAGCGGCCTGGGGACGT GGTGAACGTGGTGTTCGTAGACCGGTCAGGCCAACGGATTCCGGTGAGCGGCAGAGTCGGGGACAATGTTCTCTACCTGGCCCAGCGCCATGGGGTGGATCTGGAAG GGGCCTGTGAAGCCTCCCTGGCGTGCTCCACCTGCCACGTGTATGTGAGCGAGGACCACCTGGACCTTCTGCCTCCTCCTGACGAGAG GGAGGACGACATGCTGGACATGGCCCCCCTCCTCCAAGAGAACTCCCGGCTGGGCTGCCAGATTGTGCTGACACCTGCGCTGGAAGGGGCTGAATTCACCCTGCCCAAGATCACCAGGAACTTCTACGTGGACGGCCACGTCCCCAAGCCCCACTGA